A section of the Streptosporangiales bacterium genome encodes:
- a CDS encoding sensor histidine kinase — protein sequence MRPKHLWQLPAVLGTEFDPEPRSGPVRRTAREWIVDVGLVFLTLATGALSWLGNAVSTPPVPTWQLVVQGGGGVLSCLALWFWRRWPVPSTVVAALVAVIAPAVSVASSINLFRTTVHRRPRVSLPLLALTLVAWQVSAVLDSVRPLPLDVWALLVVVAGAALYASASFVRARRQLLLSMVERADRAESEQLLHVERARRLERTRIAREMHDVLAHRLSLLSMHAGALEFRPDASPRDVALAAGVIRESAHQALQDLREVVGVLRESAPDDAPERPQPTLAAVGELVEESREAGMRIAFRNDVDAGAVPESMGRTTYRIVQEALTNARKHAPGAPVTLELSGSPGASLAIEARNPLRRGAAPTRIPGAGTGLVGVAERVSLAEGRLVHGPTPEGEFRLTVSLPWP from the coding sequence ATGCGACCGAAGCACCTGTGGCAGCTGCCCGCCGTCCTCGGCACCGAGTTCGACCCGGAACCGAGGTCGGGGCCGGTCCGCAGGACGGCACGCGAGTGGATCGTCGACGTCGGGCTCGTCTTCCTGACCCTCGCCACCGGCGCGCTGAGCTGGCTCGGCAACGCCGTCTCGACGCCGCCGGTGCCGACCTGGCAGCTGGTCGTGCAGGGAGGCGGCGGGGTCCTGAGCTGCCTGGCCCTGTGGTTCTGGCGCCGCTGGCCCGTCCCGAGCACCGTCGTGGCCGCGCTGGTCGCGGTGATCGCGCCCGCTGTCAGCGTGGCGTCGAGCATCAACCTCTTCCGCACCACGGTCCACCGGCGGCCCAGGGTGTCCCTACCACTGCTGGCCCTGACGCTCGTCGCCTGGCAGGTATCGGCTGTGCTCGACTCGGTCCGCCCGCTGCCGCTGGATGTCTGGGCGCTGCTCGTCGTCGTCGCCGGCGCCGCCCTCTACGCGAGCGCCAGCTTCGTCCGCGCCCGCCGGCAGCTGCTGCTGTCGATGGTGGAGCGCGCCGACCGGGCGGAGTCCGAGCAGCTCCTGCACGTCGAACGGGCACGACGCCTGGAGCGGACGAGGATCGCCAGGGAGATGCACGACGTGCTGGCGCATCGGCTGTCGCTGCTGAGCATGCACGCGGGCGCGCTCGAGTTCCGTCCCGACGCGTCGCCGCGGGACGTCGCGCTCGCCGCGGGCGTCATCAGGGAGAGCGCCCACCAGGCGCTGCAGGATCTCCGCGAGGTCGTCGGTGTGCTGCGGGAGAGCGCACCCGACGACGCACCCGAACGGCCGCAGCCGACGCTCGCCGCGGTCGGCGAGCTCGTCGAGGAGTCGCGCGAGGCCGGCATGCGGATCGCGTTCAGGAACGACGTCGACGCCGGCGCCGTGCCCGAGAGCATGGGCCGCACGACGTACCGCATCGTGCAGGAGGCCCTCACCAACGCACGCAAGCACGCGCCGGGCGCGCCGGTGACGCTGGAGCTGTCGGGGTCGCCGGGCGCCAGCCTGGCCATCGAGGCGCGCAACCCGCTGCGGCGCGGCGCGGCGCCGACACGGATCCCGGGCGCCGGCACCGGCCTGGTCGGCGTGGCCGAACGGGTGAGCCTCGCCGAGGGCAGGCTCGTGCACGGCCCGACACCCGAGGGCGAGTTCCGGCTCACGGTGTCGCTACCGTGGCCCTAG
- a CDS encoding phospholipid carrier-dependent glycosyltransferase — protein sequence MVTTGASATTDIGAPRELAPFARLPVLAIAGATSLLLLLNSGRGGYFADEVYFVAAGGRPFGYADQPPLVPLLAHALHSAFPDSLVALRLPMVLLAGAGCVLTALIARELGGDRRAQWLAAAAYPLSPVFLGMARILGTYSIDPVLWTLAIWLLVRWVRLRQEGRRADRLLLLFGLTVAVDVQVKYLIGGFLVVLAVALLAVGPRRLLTRPMLWLGAAITVVTMVPGIVWQARNGWPQLEMAQVLSAGGKIIWQPAWFVPAVVVGAGIPGAFLLCYGLWRLLRSPELRPYRFLGWAVVGTTVLFVVTAGGFYYAMGLVPLCWAVGAVELRRRPVARWWRWVPTVPACAVMAVLAVVSTAMAPSPTLGLSGGWQDVVAVAGKTYDELPAGERERTTVMAHMYYQAAALEVFGPRHGLPPRVYSSNRGYWYFGAPPARTDRVLYVGGSAVELEKWFAHVDRVATAPGTPAGSVGQNKDVPVFTCSSPRRPLPMMWPRMQRAFA from the coding sequence ATGGTCACGACCGGGGCGAGCGCAACCACCGACATCGGGGCTCCGCGCGAGCTGGCACCGTTCGCGCGCCTGCCGGTGCTGGCGATCGCCGGCGCCACGAGCCTGCTGCTGCTCCTGAACAGCGGCAGGGGCGGCTACTTCGCCGACGAGGTCTACTTCGTCGCCGCGGGCGGGCGCCCGTTCGGCTACGCCGACCAGCCGCCGCTCGTCCCACTGCTCGCGCACGCGCTGCACTCCGCGTTCCCCGACTCGCTCGTCGCGCTGCGGCTGCCGATGGTCCTGCTCGCCGGCGCCGGCTGCGTGCTCACCGCGCTGATCGCCAGGGAGCTCGGCGGCGACCGTCGCGCCCAGTGGCTGGCCGCGGCGGCGTACCCGCTGTCGCCGGTGTTCCTCGGCATGGCGCGCATCCTCGGGACGTACTCCATCGACCCGGTGCTCTGGACGCTGGCGATCTGGCTGCTCGTCCGGTGGGTGCGCCTCCGGCAGGAGGGTCGCCGGGCCGACCGGCTGCTCCTGCTGTTCGGGCTGACGGTCGCCGTCGACGTCCAGGTCAAGTACCTGATCGGCGGGTTTCTCGTCGTGCTCGCGGTCGCGCTGCTGGCGGTCGGGCCGCGGCGACTGCTGACCAGGCCGATGCTGTGGCTGGGTGCGGCGATCACCGTCGTGACGATGGTGCCGGGCATCGTCTGGCAGGCGCGGAACGGCTGGCCGCAGCTGGAGATGGCCCAGGTGCTCTCCGCCGGCGGGAAGATCATCTGGCAGCCGGCCTGGTTCGTGCCTGCCGTCGTCGTCGGCGCGGGGATCCCCGGGGCGTTCCTGCTCTGCTACGGCCTCTGGCGGCTGCTGCGCTCACCCGAGCTGCGGCCGTACCGCTTCCTCGGCTGGGCCGTGGTCGGGACGACCGTGCTCTTCGTCGTGACGGCGGGCGGGTTCTACTACGCCATGGGCCTGGTCCCGCTCTGCTGGGCGGTGGGTGCGGTGGAGCTGCGGCGGCGACCGGTCGCGCGCTGGTGGCGGTGGGTCCCCACCGTGCCGGCCTGCGCCGTGATGGCCGTCCTCGCCGTCGTCTCGACCGCGATGGCGCCGTCGCCGACGCTCGGCCTGTCCGGCGGCTGGCAGGACGTCGTCGCGGTTGCCGGCAAGACGTACGACGAGCTGCCCGCGGGTGAGCGCGAACGGACCACGGTGATGGCGCACATGTACTACCAGGCCGCGGCGCTCGAGGTGTTCGGCCCGCGGCACGGCCTGCCGCCGCGGGTGTACTCGTCGAACCGGGGTTACTGGTACTTCGGCGCACCGCCGGCGCGCACGGACCGGGTGCTCTACGTCGGCGGCTCCGCCGTGGAGCTGGAGAAGTGGTTCGCACACGTCGACCGCGTCGCGACCGCGCCGGGCACGCCGGCCGGGTCGGTCGGACAGAACAAGGACGTGCCGGTCTTCACATGCTCCTCGCCACGCCGACCGCTGCCGATGATGTGGCCGCGGATGCAGCGGGCGTTCGCGTGA
- a CDS encoding MFS transporter, whose translation MPLRRLLTSLRGGPLGSRNFRLLAGSITVSMYGNGIAIVAQPFAIFAVGGTVAEVGFAAAAATVPLVLFLLVGGVVGDRFPRHLVLASANVVQGTCQLVSGVLVVSGVGGPWLLIALVAVRGCAFAFVLPAEQGLVPQTVRPDHLSAANAVQRLGINAARIVGASSGGVLVGTVGAGWALVVDAATFGLAALARAGMRFPAPAPVARTHPLHELREGWREFRSRQWLWVIVVQSALVIAVHSGGINVLGPLVARESLGGAGPWGLIMASSAVGAFAGAVLMLRWRPRRPLLVAALSVFFDPLLLLGLAVPLPVPYLAAAMFLSGASQGVFGVTWSTTMQQEIPPGLLSRVAAYDSLGSFALAPVGAALAGPIALTAGTDVTLVGGYVLVAAVTAAAQAVATGTAPATAPASAARVGILRRVAVTGRFDAARARRP comes from the coding sequence GTGCCTCTTCGCCGCCTGCTCACCTCGCTTCGCGGCGGCCCGTTGGGGAGCCGGAACTTCCGGCTGCTCGCCGGCTCCATCACGGTCTCGATGTACGGCAACGGCATCGCGATCGTCGCGCAGCCGTTCGCGATCTTCGCCGTCGGCGGGACGGTCGCCGAGGTGGGGTTCGCCGCCGCGGCGGCGACCGTGCCGCTCGTGCTCTTCCTGCTCGTCGGCGGAGTCGTCGGCGACCGCTTCCCCCGGCACCTGGTGCTCGCGTCGGCGAACGTCGTGCAGGGCACCTGCCAGCTCGTCTCCGGCGTCCTCGTGGTCAGCGGGGTCGGCGGACCCTGGCTGCTGATCGCGCTCGTGGCGGTGCGCGGGTGCGCGTTCGCGTTCGTGCTGCCGGCCGAGCAGGGGCTCGTCCCGCAGACGGTCAGGCCCGACCATCTGAGCGCGGCGAACGCCGTCCAGCGGCTCGGCATCAACGCCGCCCGCATCGTCGGGGCGTCGTCCGGCGGCGTGCTCGTCGGGACGGTCGGCGCGGGCTGGGCGCTCGTCGTCGACGCGGCGACGTTCGGACTCGCGGCGCTCGCGCGGGCGGGCATGCGGTTCCCGGCACCGGCGCCGGTGGCCAGGACCCACCCGCTCCACGAGTTGCGCGAGGGTTGGCGAGAGTTCCGGAGCCGCCAGTGGCTCTGGGTGATCGTGGTGCAGTCGGCCCTGGTGATCGCGGTGCACTCCGGTGGCATCAACGTGCTGGGACCGCTCGTCGCGCGCGAGAGCCTCGGCGGTGCCGGACCGTGGGGTCTGATCATGGCATCGTCCGCCGTCGGCGCGTTCGCCGGCGCGGTGCTCATGCTGCGGTGGCGACCACGCCGGCCGCTGCTCGTCGCGGCGCTCTCGGTCTTCTTCGACCCCCTGCTGCTCCTCGGGCTCGCCGTACCGCTGCCGGTGCCGTACCTCGCTGCCGCGATGTTCCTCTCCGGCGCCAGCCAGGGAGTGTTCGGCGTCACCTGGTCGACGACGATGCAGCAGGAGATCCCGCCGGGCCTGCTCTCCCGGGTCGCCGCCTACGACTCGCTCGGCTCGTTCGCTCTCGCGCCGGTCGGCGCCGCGCTCGCCGGCCCGATCGCGCTCACCGCCGGCACGGACGTCACCCTCGTCGGGGGTTACGTCCTCGTCGCCGCGGTCACCGCCGCCGCCCAAGCTGTCGCCACAGGTACGGCACCTGCCACGGCGCCGGCATCCGCAGCCCGAGTAGGAATCCTTCGGAGAGTCGCAGTCACCGGTCGATTTGATGCGGCGCGGGCGCGGAGACCTTAG
- a CDS encoding DUF2630 family protein gives MNETDILGRVHELVAEEHELRSRFSQGEIDGAQERERLQQLEDELDQCWDLLRRRRAATDAGTDPETTDVRTVQEVRRYLQ, from the coding sequence ATGAACGAGACCGACATCCTGGGTCGCGTGCACGAGCTCGTCGCGGAGGAGCACGAGCTGCGCAGCAGGTTCAGCCAGGGCGAGATCGACGGCGCGCAGGAGCGCGAACGCCTGCAGCAGCTCGAGGACGAGCTCGACCAGTGCTGGGACCTGCTCCGCCGCCGCCGGGCCGCGACCGACGCCGGCACTGATCCCGAGACCACCGACGTCCGTACGGTGCAAGAGGTCCGCCGCTACCTCCAGTAA